GAGTTCCCTCTCCCCCTGGGAGAGGGCTAGGGTGAGGGTGTCAGAAATGTCCTTCGACTCCGCTCCTTGACGGCGTGGCGCGTTCAGGCAGCCGTGGGCTGCGGAGAATCGTAGAGAACGAGGAGTGCATCTTCGAGTTTCAAGAATAATGCTTGGCATCGGGCAACTGGCAGGTGGGACAGAAGTGGGTGCTGCGCTGGCCGACGAGAATCCGCTCGATCCTGGTTTTACAGCGGCGACACGGCTTATCGACTTGGCCGTAGACCCGGAAGTGGTCCTGATACCGGCCCTCCGGGTAAACCCAGTCAATGGCCGCGCCGCCGTGTTTGAGGCCGTCTCTGAGGGCGGCCCGAATGGCCCGGCGCAGCGAGGCGATTTCTGCGTCGTGCAGGGTGTTGGCGCGGCGCAAGGGGTGAATCCTGGCCCGCCACAGGGCTTCGTCGGCGTAGATATTGCCGATCCCGGCGATAAACGACTGGTCGAGCAGCAGGGTCTTGAGGCCGCCGGATTTCTTGTCCAGCAGGCTCCGTAAGGCCTTGAGTGTGAAGGTTTCTTCCAGCGGCTCGGGGCCGAGGTGACCGGTGACTTCGTCGAGGTCGTCAACCAGGTAGACCCGGCCGAATTTACGCGCGTCGTTGAAGCGCAGCTCATAGCCGTTGTCCAGGCTGAAGGCGAAATGTACGTGTTTTTCGCGCGGAAAGTCGGCGTCGAGGACGTGCAGGCGGCCGCTCATTTTCAGATGGATGAGTAGATGGCGTGCAGAGGCCGGAGAACGCAGACCAAAGATCAGATACTTGCCGCGGCGGCTGATCGAGTCGATACGATGGCCGGGCAGGGTGTGGATCAGCGCGTCGGCCGACGGCCGGGCAGCGCGCGGCCAGTCCAGCCATACGGCCGTGACCGTGCGGCCGAGCGGAGTCGGGTAGGGCGGGAAGCCCGGCTCGACCGCCTGGCCCTGGCGCAGTTTGCGGGCAATGGTTTCGACTTCTGGCAGTTCCGGCATAGGCGGCGCGGATTGTAGTCGAAAACCGGCCGGGCGGCTAGCGGTCGTCTGTGTTTGCGCGACAGAGAAAAAGTTGATAGCTGAGCACCCAAGCATCTCAGAGGAGGCAGGCGAACATGGCAGTCAAGAAATTTTCCAGCGCATATTACGTGGTCAAGGACATGGACAAGGCGGTCGGCTTCTACCAGGACATCCTGGGCTTGAACATCAAATTTCGGGATGGCGACCGCTGGACGCAGTTTGACGTGAATGGCGTGGCCGTTGCCCTGGCCGACCCCAGCGAAGGCACCGTACCGCCGGGTGGCGGGGGTACGGTAGTGTTGGAGGTCGATGACCTGGGAGAAATGCGGGACAAGCTGACCCAGAACGGGGTCGAGGTGAACGATATCGTTGATATGGGCGGGCACGGCCAGTATTTCACGGCGGTCGATCCGGCGGGCAACATCGTCCAGATTTTCGCCCGCTCGTAGCGGCCAGCGCATCCCGAGCGGAGTGTCGGATTCCGCTCCGCTCATCCTTCCTGCCGGCCTCCTGTTCCCTCTCCCCCGGAGGGAGAGGGTTAGGGTGAGGGGAACATACCCGGGCTGGTCTTCATAATCGCCATAGTGGGCTTTTCCGAACCGAACACTCCTTTCCCACGCCCCCAATGTCAGCCTCAAGAGGCAACCCTCTCTAGACGACAGGAGAAGATGTCATGCGCTGGTCAAATTGGATGAAGATCGTTCTGGTACTGGTGAGTTGTGGTGTCTGCTGGGTGACCGCCGCTGCCCAGCAGGACAAACCGCTCTGGCAGTGGACGCCGGAGGAGATGAAAGAGCATGTGAAGACGGTCCGCAGCGGCCGCGATCTCACCCCCGAGCAGTGGCCCGAGGGCGCCAAGGTGGCGGTCAGTATCTCGTTTGACTTTGACACCGAGCCGGTCTGGCTCGGCTTTCAGGGCAACCGCAGTCCGTCGTATATGTCGCGCGGCGAGTATGGAGCCCGGGCCGGGCTGCCGCGTATCCTGAAGCTGCTCGACAAGCACGACATTCCGGGCACGTTTTTTATCCCGGCGGCAACCATGGTCCTGCACCCGGCGGCAGTCCAGACCATCCTGGATCGTCCCCAGCACGAGATCGGCTTTCACTCCTACATCCATGAAAGCCCCCTGAGTCTGAACGAAGACCAGGAACGCGAGGTGTATGCCCGGGCCATGGACATTTTTGTCCAGACAGTGGGCAAGCGGCCGGTCGGCTTTCGGTCTGCGGCCTGGGATCTCACCCCGGCGACGATTAAGATCGTCAAAGACATGGGCTTTTTATACGACAGCAGCATGATGGCCGACGACCGGCCCTACAGCCTGCTGTCTGACGGCCAGGAGTCCGGGCTGATTGAGCTGCCGGTCGAGTGGATTCTGGATGACTGGCCGTATTTTCAGCTCAGCTGGAGCAGCCAGCACGTCGGCTTACGCACCGCTGACGAGGTGTATTCAATCTGGGCCGCCGAGTTCGACGGCGCGTATGAAGAGGGCAGCCTGTACATGCTGGTCACCCATCCCCAGGTCATTGGCCATCGCTATCGGATGCAGATGCTGGAGCGGCTGATTACCTACATGAAGAGCAAGCCGGGCGTGTGGTTTGCCACCCACGAGCAGATCGCGCGCTACGTGCAGGAGCAGGCGGCCGAACAGTAGCCCGTGCCGGGTGTCTCCTTGACAAACGGCGCGTGTCTGACGTATGAGATTTTGGAATGAACACTCACTCAGCACACGCTTGGTTCAGCCCGAAAGGAACGCGCGAGTGAAAGGCCAGGTCCTGCGGAAAAAACGACGCCAAACCTCCCAGGTGACAGACGAGAAGCGCCTGCTCGAAGGCAAGGAACGCATCGCCTCCGCAGCGGCAGCCCTCTTCTTGAGTAACGGTTACCATAACACCAGCGTTCGAGAAATTGCCCAGAAGGCGGGCCTGAGCGTCGGCTCTGTCTTTAACTACTTCACCAGCAAAGAACAGATTCTGTTTTTCCTGTTCTCGCATAATCAGGAACGGACGGAGGTCGTTCTGCGCGAGCAGCGGGCGGAGTATGAGCGGCTCAAGGAACAGGGCGTCGACCCCAAGCAGCTGTTCCTGCTGGCCTATGAACGCTATGTGCGCCTCATTGACGAACTGCGCCGCGATGTGGTCCTGGGCTATCAGGAGATGAAGTCGCTGACCGGCGCCGAACGCAGGCGTCTGCTGGCGGGAGAAGAGCGTATCCAGAGTCTGCTCGAGGAAATTATCGCCTATGGTGTGGAGAAAAAGGCGTTTCCGGCCGGTGACGTTGACCTGAAGGCGCACTGTTTGCTCGTCCTCGCCCAGTCGTGGGCGGTGCGGCACTGGGCCCTGAAGCGTTTTCCAAAGGTTGAGAACTACTTTCAGATGCTGCTGAAGCTGGCTTTGGGAATCTTGGAGAGCGATAGCGCCGCAGTCAACGAGATCCGAACGCTGGACGGAAAGGTCAATGGATTCGCCCAGAGCCTGCGGAGGGTCTTTCCGTAGACGGGGTCGTGTCCGCCCGGTGGGCGTGGCAAGACCCGCCGACGTGTGACGTGAGCACGCTGCTGTCACGCACGAAACCACAGTTTGGGGAGCCCCAGGAAAGACAAGGAGGGGAGGGCTCACCAGGGGGACACAGGAGACACACATGGCACAGCTAGATGGCAGTCAACTGATGGCCGAGGGACTCCACCAGGAGGGCGTGGATACGGTCTTCTACATCATGGGCGGTCCCAATATCGTGTTATCCATGCACGCCGAAAAGCTCGGGATTCGGCTGATCGATTGTCGGCACGAGCAGGCCGCAGCCATGGCCGCCCACGCCTACTCGCGGGTGACGGGCAAGGTCGGGGTGTGCATGGGCGCGGGCGGGCCTGGCGCGGCGAATCTGTTGACGGGTATCTCGAACGCCTATCTTGACGCGTGTCCGGTCCTCGGACTCGGCGGCTCTTCGGCCGTGGCCTACTACGACACGGGCGATTTCCAGGAGTTCGACCAGCTGTCCATCTTCAAGCCCATCTGCAAATGGGCGGCCCGGGTGCATACCGCCAGCCGGGCCAAGGAGTATGTCCATATGGCCATGGTCCGGGCGCGTCAGGGCCAGCCGGGACCGGTCTATCTGGACATGCCGGGGGATATGCTGGTCCAGAAGGTGGACGAGGACAAAGCCTGGCCGCTGCCCGCCATCCAGGACCGGTCGGTGCCGTCGGCCGATAACCCGTCCATCGAACGTGCGGTAGACATGCTGGCTGCGGCCAAGAATCCGCTGCTGGTGACGGGCAGCGGGATCTTCTGGTCTGGGGCTGGCGAGCACATGCGCCGCTTTGTCGAAACCACCGGTATTCCGTTTTTTACCACGCCCCAGGGACGCGGCGTGGTCCCCGACGATCATCCCCAGTCGATGCTCGGCGCCCGGTCTTTTGCCTTTAAGAACGCCGATGTCGTCCTGGTGGTGGGCACCCGCTTCAACTTTGTCATCGGCCAGGGCAAGGCGCCGCGTTTCTCTCCCGATGCCAAGTTCATCCAGGTCGATGTCAACCATGAGGAGATCGGCCGGGTGCGGAGTGTGGACCTGGGCATTGCCGGGGACGCCAAGGCGGTCTTTGAGCAGCTGACCCAGGCGGCCGAGGAACGGCTGTCGTTTGGCGAGTCGGCCTGGGTGCAGCAGCTGGGGGCCAAGGACCGCGAGAACCGCGAGAAGATGAGCCCGCTGCTGAACTCCGACCAAAGCCCGACCCATCCCCTGCGTTTGTGCAGGGAAATTCGGGATTTTATCCCCCGGGACGGGATTCTGGCCGTCGACGGTCATGAGATCATGAACATGTCCCGGCAGTCGATTCCGTCCTTCACGCCCGGGGCGCGCATCAACCCCGGCCCCAACGGCTGCATGGGCGTGGGCCTGCCCTTTGGAGTGGGCGCCAAAGCCGCCGCCCCGGATCGTATGGTGGTAGTTCTGCACGGCGACGGCTCGCTGGGCCTAAACCTGATGGAGTTGGATACTGCGGTGCGGCACGAGCTGCCGGTCCTGGTTCTGGTCAGCAATAATGGCGGCTGGACGGCTCGCGCCGACATCCATGTGCCGGGCCGTGAATTGGGCCAT
This Desulfurellaceae bacterium DNA region includes the following protein-coding sequences:
- the mutM gene encoding bifunctional DNA-formamidopyrimidine glycosylase/DNA-(apurinic or apyrimidinic site) lyase, giving the protein MPELPEVETIARKLRQGQAVEPGFPPYPTPLGRTVTAVWLDWPRAARPSADALIHTLPGHRIDSISRRGKYLIFGLRSPASARHLLIHLKMSGRLHVLDADFPREKHVHFAFSLDNGYELRFNDARKFGRVYLVDDLDEVTGHLGPEPLEETFTLKALRSLLDKKSGGLKTLLLDQSFIAGIGNIYADEALWRARIHPLRRANTLHDAEIASLRRAIRAALRDGLKHGGAAIDWVYPEGRYQDHFRVYGQVDKPCRRCKTRIERILVGQRSTHFCPTCQLPDAKHYS
- a CDS encoding VOC family protein, giving the protein MAVKKFSSAYYVVKDMDKAVGFYQDILGLNIKFRDGDRWTQFDVNGVAVALADPSEGTVPPGGGGTVVLEVDDLGEMRDKLTQNGVEVNDIVDMGGHGQYFTAVDPAGNIVQIFARS
- a CDS encoding polysaccharide deacetylase, with amino-acid sequence MRWSNWMKIVLVLVSCGVCWVTAAAQQDKPLWQWTPEEMKEHVKTVRSGRDLTPEQWPEGAKVAVSISFDFDTEPVWLGFQGNRSPSYMSRGEYGARAGLPRILKLLDKHDIPGTFFIPAATMVLHPAAVQTILDRPQHEIGFHSYIHESPLSLNEDQEREVYARAMDIFVQTVGKRPVGFRSAAWDLTPATIKIVKDMGFLYDSSMMADDRPYSLLSDGQESGLIELPVEWILDDWPYFQLSWSSQHVGLRTADEVYSIWAAEFDGAYEEGSLYMLVTHPQVIGHRYRMQMLERLITYMKSKPGVWFATHEQIARYVQEQAAEQ
- a CDS encoding TetR/AcrR family transcriptional regulator; its protein translation is MKGQVLRKKRRQTSQVTDEKRLLEGKERIASAAAALFLSNGYHNTSVREIAQKAGLSVGSVFNYFTSKEQILFFLFSHNQERTEVVLREQRAEYERLKEQGVDPKQLFLLAYERYVRLIDELRRDVVLGYQEMKSLTGAERRRLLAGEERIQSLLEEIIAYGVEKKAFPAGDVDLKAHCLLVLAQSWAVRHWALKRFPKVENYFQMLLKLALGILESDSAAVNEIRTLDGKVNGFAQSLRRVFP
- a CDS encoding thiamine pyrophosphate-binding protein; its protein translation is MAQLDGSQLMAEGLHQEGVDTVFYIMGGPNIVLSMHAEKLGIRLIDCRHEQAAAMAAHAYSRVTGKVGVCMGAGGPGAANLLTGISNAYLDACPVLGLGGSSAVAYYDTGDFQEFDQLSIFKPICKWAARVHTASRAKEYVHMAMVRARQGQPGPVYLDMPGDMLVQKVDEDKAWPLPAIQDRSVPSADNPSIERAVDMLAAAKNPLLVTGSGIFWSGAGEHMRRFVETTGIPFFTTPQGRGVVPDDHPQSMLGARSFAFKNADVVLVVGTRFNFVIGQGKAPRFSPDAKFIQVDVNHEEIGRVRSVDLGIAGDAKAVFEQLTQAAEERLSFGESAWVQQLGAKDRENREKMSPLLNSDQSPTHPLRLCREIRDFIPRDGILAVDGHEIMNMSRQSIPSFTPGARINPGPNGCMGVGLPFGVGAKAAAPDRMVVVLHGDGSLGLNLMELDTAVRHELPVLVLVSNNGGWTARADIHVPGRELGHTRYDIVAQGLGAYGELVEHPQDIRPAIDRAVKEMESGRPALLNVITEPTARAQTVPFANYAGESAGTSLM